A window of the Burkholderia sp. 9120 genome harbors these coding sequences:
- the flhD gene encoding flagellar transcriptional regulator FlhD, with protein sequence MSATSEMLNEIREVNLSYLLLAQRLLREDKPMGMFRMGISDQLADVLASLSLAQTVKLAASNQVLCRFRFDDHAVLSALADKGKTSAVAQAHSAILMASQPVEQLG encoded by the coding sequence ATGAGCGCGACAAGCGAAATGCTCAATGAGATCAGAGAAGTCAACCTGTCGTATCTCCTGCTAGCGCAGCGATTGCTGCGCGAAGACAAGCCGATGGGCATGTTTCGCATGGGGATTTCGGACCAGTTAGCCGATGTGCTCGCCAGTTTGTCTCTGGCGCAGACCGTGAAGCTGGCGGCGTCCAATCAGGTGTTGTGCCGTTTCCGTTTCGACGACCATGCCGTGCTGTCCGCGCTCGCGGACAAAGGCAAAACCAGCGCCGTGGCTCAGGCGCATTCCGCGATCCTGATGGCTAGCCAGCCAGTCGAGCAACTCGGCTGA
- the flhC gene encoding flagellar transcriptional regulator FlhC: MAYKSVVLEVREITLAIELIELGARLQLLEAETSLSRDRLIKLYKELKGVSPPKGMLPFSTDWFMTWQPNFHSSLFYNIYRFMAGHGGCQTIQSIVKSYRLYLEHVQLHDDEPVLSLTRAWTLVRFFDSGMLQMTACCRCGGHFVAHAHDPQHAFVCGLCQPPSRAGKTKKFADAKKFADARARENLAELEA; the protein is encoded by the coding sequence ATGGCCTATAAAAGTGTGGTGCTCGAAGTCAGGGAAATCACCCTGGCCATCGAACTGATTGAACTGGGCGCGCGCCTGCAATTGCTGGAAGCGGAAACCAGTCTGTCGCGCGACCGGCTCATCAAGCTGTACAAGGAATTGAAAGGGGTGTCGCCACCCAAGGGCATGTTGCCGTTTTCGACCGACTGGTTCATGACCTGGCAGCCGAACTTTCACTCCTCGCTGTTCTACAACATCTACCGTTTCATGGCCGGCCACGGCGGTTGCCAGACGATCCAGTCGATCGTGAAAAGCTACCGGCTGTATCTGGAACATGTCCAGTTGCACGACGACGAGCCGGTGCTCAGCCTCACGCGGGCGTGGACGCTGGTGCGCTTCTTCGATTCCGGCATGCTGCAAATGACCGCCTGCTGCCGTTGCGGGGGACATTTTGTCGCGCACGCACACGATCCGCAGCATGCGTTCGTCTGCGGGTTGTGCCAGCCGCCGTCGCGGGCCGGTAAGACAAAGAAATTCGCCGACGCCAAGAAATTCGCCGACGCTCGCGCCCGCGAGAACCTTGCCGAGCTCGAAGCCTGA